The Triticum aestivum cultivar Chinese Spring chromosome 7B, IWGSC CS RefSeq v2.1, whole genome shotgun sequence genome window below encodes:
- the LOC123158344 gene encoding endoglucanase 19 yields MGPSGGSLVATVAVLHLLLLAPSMAAAFNYADALAKSIIFFEGQRSGKLPPGNRMPWRADSGLTDGAQYNVDLVGGYYDAGDNLKFGLPMAFSTTMLAWSVADFGKFMGAELPHARAAVRWGADYLLKAATATPGALYVQVGEPGRDHACWERPEDMDTPRSVYRVDANKPGSDVAGETAAALAASSIAFRRSDPAYASRLLHAAMEVFDFADRHRGSYSDSLSSEVCPFYCSYSGYHDELLWAASWLHRASNNASYMTYVEAYGMQLGAGDDDYSFSWDDKRVGTKVLLSRGFLRRKLQGLQLYKAHSDSYICSLVPGTSSFQAGQYTPGGLIYKEGESNMQYVTTATFLLLAYSKYLKSSGAIVSCGGGVVSPADLVALAKRQVDYILGKNPAGRSYMVGFGARFPERAHHRGASMPSVRAHPGQIGCDAGFQYLHAGGANPNVLVGAVVGGPDSRDGFDDDRGNYAQSEPATYINAPLVGALAFFAGTTRK; encoded by the exons ATGGGGCCGAGCGGAGGCAGCCTGGTCGCCACTGTGGCGGTGCTCCACCTGCTGCTGCTCGCTCCGAGCATGGCAGCGGCGTTCAACTACGCAGACGCGCTCGCCAAgtccatcatcttcttcgaggGCCAGCGCTCCGGCAAGCTGCCCCCCGGCAACCGCATGCCGTGGCGCGCCGACTCTGGCCTCACAGACGGCGCGCAGTACAAT GTGGATCTGGTCGGCGGGTACTACGACGCAGGCGACAACCTCAAGTTCGGGCTGCCGATGGCCTTCTCGACGACAATGCTGGCGTGGAGCGTCGCCGACTTCGGCAAGTTCATGGGCGCCGAGCTACCCCACGCCAGGGCCGCCGTGCGCTGGGGCGCCGACTACCTCCTCAAGGCCGCCACCGCCACCCCCGGCGCGCTCTACGTCCAGGTCGGCGAGCCGGGACGCGACCACGCGTGCTGGGAGCGGCCGGAGGACATGGACACGCCCCGCAGCGTCTACCGCGTCGACGCCAACAAACCGGGCTCCGACGTCGCCGGCGAAACGGCCGCGGCGCTGGCAGCGTCCTCGATCGCGTTTCGCCGCTCCGACCCCGCCTACGCCTCCCGCCTGCTCCACGCCGCCATGGAGGTGTTCGACTTCGCCGACCGGCACCGCGGCTCCTACAGCGACTCCCTCAGCTCCGAGGTCTGCCCGTTCTACTGCTCCTACTCGGGCTACCACGACGAACTCCTGTGGGCGGCGTCGTGGCTGCACCGCGCGTCCAACAACGCGTCGTACATGACGTACGTGGAGGCGTACGGCATGCagctcggcgccggcgacgacgactaCTCCTTCAGCTGGGACGACAAGAGGGTCGGCACCAAGGTGCTCCTCTCCAGGGGGTTCCTGCGGCGCAAGCTGCAGGGGCTGCAGCTCTACAAGGCTCACTCCGACAGCTACATCTGCTCGCTCGTCCCCGGGACGAGCAGCTTCCAGGCCGGCCAGTACACGCCGGGAGGGCTCATCTACAAGGAGGGCGAGAGCAACATGCAGTACGTGACGACGGCGACGTTCCTGCTGCTCGCCTACTCCAAGTACCTCAAGTCCAGCGGCGCCATCGTGTcctgcggcggcggcgtcgtgtcgCCGGCCGACCTGGTGGCGCTGGCGAAGCGGCAGGTGGACTACATCCTGGGGAAGAACCCGGCGGGGAGGTCGTACATGGTTGGGTTCGGGGCGCGGTTCCCGGAGCGCGCGCACCACCGGGGTGCGTCCATGCCGTCGGTGCGCGCGCACCCGGGCCAAATCGGCTGCGACGCCGGGTTCCAGTACCTCCACGCCGGCGGGGCCAACCCGAACGTGCTCGTCGGCGCCGTTGTGGGCGGGCCGGACTCGAGGGACGGCTTCGACGACGACCGTGGCAACTACGCACAGTCCGAGCCCGCCACCTACATCAATGCGCCGCTCGTCGGTGCCCTCGCGTTCTTTGCCGGAACCACCAGGAAGTAG